One window from the genome of Longimicrobium sp. encodes:
- a CDS encoding glycosyltransferase family 4 protein, whose translation MKRVLMYDPYHDCAFGAQRAMITLAEGIRERGFEPIIATGKEGMLTRIAREAGLRVEVIPVPATLDIFGGAALAASAPRKVLISFSLLMYAMRVLRHARRVGADILYANELRSVFFLTPSKLLLRKRLFWTIHGGPSFRGLSALGAWAADEMMMVSRAAAKALPPRARERARAKLSVNYAGIDASGYAPAPSDEARRELRRRFGLPEEGLLIATAGSICHRKGYDTLLSALERVVPGGPAVHLAIAGDLARETDAEYMAALRRQVEEKRLPVTFLGWRDDLPALLSASDIFVLASREEGLGIVTLEAMATHLPVIVTYAGGSEETVVDGESGLIVQPDDPEALAGRLRMLMDDAGLRARLGARARERCLDVFAQTRYKDRFAALLRGERE comes from the coding sequence ATGAAGCGCGTACTGATGTACGATCCGTATCACGACTGTGCCTTCGGGGCGCAGCGTGCCATGATCACGCTGGCGGAAGGGATCCGCGAGCGTGGCTTCGAGCCGATCATCGCCACCGGCAAGGAGGGGATGCTCACGCGGATCGCCCGTGAAGCGGGGCTGCGCGTGGAAGTCATCCCCGTACCCGCCACCCTGGACATCTTCGGCGGGGCCGCGCTCGCCGCGTCGGCGCCCCGCAAGGTGCTGATCTCCTTTTCGCTGCTGATGTACGCCATGCGCGTGCTGCGCCACGCCCGGCGGGTGGGGGCCGACATCCTGTACGCCAACGAGCTGCGCAGCGTCTTCTTCCTCACGCCCAGCAAGCTGCTCCTGCGCAAGCGGCTCTTCTGGACGATCCACGGCGGGCCGTCGTTCCGCGGGCTATCCGCGCTGGGCGCGTGGGCAGCGGACGAGATGATGATGGTGTCCAGGGCGGCGGCCAAGGCCCTCCCGCCCCGGGCCAGGGAGCGCGCGCGCGCCAAGCTCTCCGTCAACTACGCGGGGATCGACGCGTCGGGGTACGCGCCCGCCCCCAGCGACGAGGCGCGCCGCGAGCTCCGCCGCCGCTTCGGGCTTCCGGAAGAGGGGCTGCTGATCGCCACCGCCGGGTCGATCTGCCATCGCAAGGGGTACGACACCCTGCTCTCGGCGCTGGAGCGCGTGGTGCCCGGCGGCCCCGCGGTGCACCTGGCCATCGCGGGCGACCTGGCGCGCGAGACGGACGCGGAGTACATGGCCGCGCTGCGGCGCCAGGTGGAGGAGAAGCGCCTTCCCGTCACCTTTTTGGGGTGGCGCGACGACCTGCCGGCGCTCCTTTCCGCCAGCGACATCTTCGTCCTCGCCTCGCGCGAGGAGGGGCTGGGGATCGTGACGCTGGAGGCGATGGCCACCCACCTGCCCGTCATCGTGACCTACGCGGGCGGCAGCGAGGAGACGGTGGTGGACGGCGAGAGCGGACTGATCGTGCAGCCGGACGACCCCGAAGCGCTCGCCGGGCGGCTGCGCATGCTGATGGACGACGCCGGCCTCCGCGCCCGGCTGGGTGCCAGGGCGCGCGAGCGGTGCCTGGACGTCTTCGCCCAGACGCGCTACAAGGACCGCTTCGCCGCGCTCCTGCGCGGGGAGAGGGAGTAG
- a CDS encoding glycosyltransferase family 1 protein codes for MRSVRVALISPLAEEQWHSMDLCAEMLLDTLRRHHEPHIRAERVVPRLVRRFERLPRAGRHRIAVRADRLLNRFGDFPGHLLRSRKRFDLFHLTEHSYGQLAHVLPARRTIVTCHDLEAFRCLLEPEKAPRSWMYRAMARQQMHAVRSAARVVCDTHAVRDELLAFGLAKPERVTVVHIGTHPASSPDPDPVADAKAEALLGPAGLTVDLLHVGSLMPRKRIDVLLRVFAALRERVPGVRLIRAGGGFLPEHLELVRSLGLEGSILVLPFVEREVLSAVYRRAALALQPSEVEGFGMPVPEAMACGTPVVASDIPVLREVGGSLARYCPVGDVPAWTEAVVELLEERRTQPERWRARRAANVEHGALFSWRVHARKMVEVYEEVLSASNHPVHG; via the coding sequence ATGCGTAGCGTGCGGGTGGCGCTCATCTCGCCGCTGGCCGAGGAGCAGTGGCACAGCATGGACCTGTGCGCGGAGATGCTGCTGGACACGCTGCGCCGGCACCACGAGCCGCACATCCGCGCGGAGCGGGTGGTGCCGCGGCTGGTGCGCCGCTTCGAGCGCCTGCCGCGCGCGGGGCGTCACCGCATCGCCGTGCGCGCGGACCGGCTGCTGAACCGCTTCGGCGACTTTCCGGGCCACCTGCTGCGCAGCCGCAAGCGCTTCGACCTGTTCCACCTGACGGAGCACAGCTACGGCCAGCTCGCGCACGTCCTTCCGGCCAGGCGCACCATCGTCACCTGCCACGACCTGGAAGCGTTCCGCTGCCTGTTGGAGCCGGAAAAGGCGCCGCGCTCGTGGATGTACCGCGCCATGGCGCGGCAGCAGATGCACGCGGTGCGCTCCGCAGCCCGCGTCGTGTGCGACACCCACGCCGTGCGCGACGAGCTGCTGGCGTTCGGCCTGGCGAAGCCGGAGCGGGTGACGGTGGTGCACATCGGCACGCACCCCGCGTCGTCGCCTGACCCCGATCCCGTGGCGGACGCGAAGGCGGAGGCGTTGCTCGGCCCGGCGGGACTCACGGTGGACCTGCTGCACGTGGGGAGCCTGATGCCGCGCAAGCGCATCGACGTGCTCCTGCGCGTCTTCGCCGCGCTGCGCGAGCGGGTGCCGGGGGTGCGGCTCATCCGCGCGGGGGGCGGCTTCCTGCCCGAGCACCTGGAGCTGGTGCGCTCGCTGGGGCTGGAGGGCTCCATCCTGGTGCTCCCCTTCGTGGAGCGCGAGGTCCTTTCGGCCGTGTACCGCCGCGCCGCGCTGGCGCTGCAGCCCTCGGAGGTGGAGGGGTTCGGGATGCCGGTGCCGGAGGCGATGGCCTGCGGCACCCCCGTGGTGGCCAGCGACATCCCCGTTCTGCGCGAGGTGGGCGGCTCGCTGGCGCGCTACTGCCCCGTGGGCGACGTGCCGGCCTGGACGGAGGCGGTCGTGGAGCTGCTGGAGGAGCGCCGCACGCAGCCGGAGCGGTGGCGGGCGCGCCGCGCGGCCAACGTGGAGCACGGCGCCCTCTTCAGCTGGCGGGTGCACGCGCGCAAGATGGTGGAGGTATACGAAGAGGTGCTGAGCGCCTCCAACCACCCGGTCCACGGGTGA
- a CDS encoding O-antigen ligase family protein, translated as MAGRSANGHRFSAAWFGVALAATTATQLRLGPAGPGEVMLVLWLAFRFATLAVQRTVVVPREARPLLWFWCLVPAFFAAGWLAKIFIGVPQKNAALYDTFAFTFTAVTIITFLLEGDLRERVRGAAAGMLLMAVIPNALLAVVSLGGIGTGPVDPWYGARFTGWAVNPNQLALLMLAMPLIALQLRAESGTARRRMAWLAVALVATVMGVGTLSDSLILAWQLGGALLVCVAFMRAASVNTGNVVREGIVRVVIPLMLLGAAGVAVPRIVGKVVEEATDLSGSDQGSDRFTLWGHGFEAFQSSPVVGLGPGSHAGHDRPYEGFESHNTYLDWSTSTGIVGLVAYLALLAWAGWLALRDRAHFRLILLLSLMLFSTFHYVLRQPTFWFTLLVVAVAPAGSRPARAPAARRAERLAEAAHA; from the coding sequence GTGGCCGGCCGTTCCGCCAACGGGCACCGCTTTTCGGCGGCGTGGTTCGGGGTCGCGCTCGCGGCCACCACCGCCACGCAGCTGCGCCTGGGCCCCGCCGGCCCCGGCGAGGTGATGCTGGTGCTTTGGCTGGCGTTCCGCTTCGCCACGCTGGCGGTGCAGCGCACCGTGGTCGTTCCGCGCGAGGCGCGCCCGCTCCTCTGGTTCTGGTGCCTCGTGCCCGCGTTCTTCGCGGCCGGGTGGCTCGCCAAGATCTTCATCGGCGTGCCGCAAAAGAACGCGGCGCTGTACGACACCTTCGCCTTCACCTTCACCGCCGTCACCATCATCACCTTTCTGCTGGAGGGCGACCTGCGCGAGCGGGTGCGCGGTGCGGCGGCGGGGATGCTGCTGATGGCGGTGATCCCCAACGCGCTGCTGGCGGTGGTCAGCCTGGGGGGGATCGGAACGGGGCCGGTGGACCCCTGGTACGGAGCGCGCTTCACCGGCTGGGCGGTCAACCCCAACCAGCTCGCCCTGCTGATGCTGGCCATGCCGCTGATCGCGCTCCAGCTGCGCGCCGAGAGCGGGACCGCCAGGCGCAGGATGGCGTGGCTGGCGGTGGCGCTCGTGGCCACGGTGATGGGCGTGGGCACGCTCAGCGACAGCCTGATCCTGGCGTGGCAGCTCGGGGGCGCGCTGCTGGTCTGCGTCGCCTTCATGCGCGCGGCGTCCGTGAACACCGGCAACGTGGTGCGCGAGGGGATCGTGCGCGTGGTGATCCCGCTGATGCTGCTGGGGGCGGCCGGCGTGGCGGTGCCGCGCATCGTCGGCAAGGTGGTGGAGGAGGCCACCGACCTCTCCGGCTCCGACCAGGGCTCCGACCGGTTCACCCTGTGGGGGCACGGCTTCGAGGCGTTCCAGAGCTCGCCCGTGGTGGGGCTGGGGCCGGGGTCGCACGCCGGCCACGACAGGCCTTACGAGGGGTTCGAGTCGCACAACACCTACCTGGACTGGAGCACCAGCACGGGGATCGTGGGGCTCGTCGCGTACCTGGCGCTGCTCGCGTGGGCCGGCTGGCTGGCGCTGCGCGACCGCGCGCACTTCCGGCTGATCCTTCTCCTCTCGCTGATGCTGTTCAGCACCTTCCACTACGTGCTGCGCCAGCCCACCTTCTGGTTCACGCTGCTGGTGGTGGCCGTGGCGCCCGCGGGGAGCAGGCCCGCCCGCGCGCCGGCGGCACGGCGCGCGGAGCGGCTGGCGGAGGCGGCCCATGCGTAG